In Marinobacter sp. M3C, the genomic stretch CAGCCGTCGCTTAAGCCCTCCGGATAATTTGCCCGCGCGGCTGTCAAGCCTTTCCTTCAGCCCGGTTTGTGCGACCGCGTGCTGAATTCGCTGTTTGATTTTCTTCGCCGGCACGCCTTGAACACCGGCAAAAAAAGCCAAGTTTTCCCGCACGGTTAATGGCTGATAAAAGGCATACTCCTGCGGCACCAGGGAAACCCTAGAGGCAGCACGACCAGCCGGGGTAGACAAATCCTTGCCGTTAATGAAAACACACTGCTGCGGACACGGAATCAAGCCGGCCAGAAGCGACAACAACGTGGTCTTGCCGGCGCCGTTAGGGCCAAGCAGACCGAATAACGCATTGTCGGGCACATCAAGATCGATCCCCTTCAGCACCGGGCTTGCCGATGGTGTGTAACTGAATTCAAGCTGGCTAATAGCAATCACAGGTGGTTCCGGTCGGTTTCAGTACGCTGGCTTGCGTCTCGTTATACCAGAAAGGGGAGAAACAGCTTGCTGGAGCGGCGGTAGCGTTCATAGGCCTCATCGAAGAAGGCCAGATTTTCGCGCTCCTCCGTTCGCGCCGTCAAATAAAGCGCTAAAGTGACCAGGGTCACCACCAGCAGTCCATACCAGGAAAACTGTTTCAGGAAAATCCCCCAGGCAAGCAGCACCAACGAGGTATACATCGGATGCCGGATATACTGGTAGACTCCCGTTGTTACCAGATGGCTGGTATTTTCAAAACTAAAATTTTCCGGCAGTTGGCCGCTCTTCCGATGCCCTCCCCGCAGACGGAACTCCCGGACGCCTGCAACCACCATCCAGAGCGACAACAACATCAACACGCTAGACACCAACTGGTGGAAGGAAATGAGATTGTCGTGCCAGTAACCAATACGGTAAATCAGCAGCCAGGCAATACCAGCAAAGGCAAAAAACCGATAGAACCCGTGGCAACCCGGGTTCCTGAGCTGGTGCCGACAAAGCCAAGCCAGAACTGTGATCGAGCCGGCGAAGATTATTAAATGCATAAATCCACACCAGGCCCGGCCAGCTTGAACATCATTACGGCCACCGGCGGAAAATCAGCGATGTATTGATGCCACCGAACGCAAAGTTATTGCTCATCACGTACTCGCAGTTAATCTCACGCGGCTCGTTAACAATGTAATCGAGATCCGCACACTCCGGATCCACCTTGTTTAAATTGTTGGTGTGGTGAAAACGGTTGCGGTTCATCATTTCCAGTGCCACCCAGGACTCCAGAGCACCACAAGCGCCCAGAGTGTGCCCGGTGTAACTCTTCAGGGCGCTGATAGGTGCACGGTTTCCAAAAATGTCATGGGTGGCATGGCTCTCGGCAATATCACCACGGTCGGTGGCGGTTCCATGGGCACTCACATAACCAATCGCGCTGGCATCAAGGTCAGCGTCTTCCAGCGAGAGCTCCATCACCTGGCGCATCGTTTCGCGGGTTGGCTGGGTGATGTGAGTACCATCGGAATTGGTGCCAAAACCGACAATCTCACCATATATAGTGGCGCCACGGGCCCGAGCATGCTCCAGCTCTTCGAGAACCAGCGTGCAGGCGCCTTCACCGATCACCAGGCCATCCCGCTCGGCATCAAAAGGTCTTGGCGTTGACTGCGGTGAATCGTTAACCGTACTTGTGGCATACAGTGTATCGAATACCGCCGCTTCAGTCGGGCACAACTCTTCAGCCCCTCCGGCCAGCATCATGGTCTGGCGACCGAACCGAATGGCTTCGTAGGCGTAGCCAATGCCTTGGCTGCCAGATGTGCAGGCACTGGATGTTGTAATAACCCGCCCTTTAAGCCCGAAAAACACCCCAATATTGACCGGCGCCGTATGAGACATCATGCGGACATAAGACGTAGCAGTGATCCCATCTACCACTTCGTCGATCAGCA encodes the following:
- a CDS encoding ABC transporter ATP-binding protein; translated protein: MIAISQLEFSYTPSASPVLKGIDLDVPDNALFGLLGPNGAGKTTLLSLLAGLIPCPQQCVFINGKDLSTPAGRAASRVSLVPQEYAFYQPLTVRENLAFFAGVQGVPAKKIKQRIQHAVAQTGLKERLDSRAGKLSGGLKRRLNLAIGLLDQPRLLLLDEPTVGIDPHSRHFILETIRHLGATGTTVIYTSHYMEEVEELCDRVAIMDHGRILRSGALVKLLAEAPQTGHRRKSSLESLFLDLTTRDLRD
- a CDS encoding isoprenylcysteine carboxylmethyltransferase family protein; the encoded protein is MHLIIFAGSITVLAWLCRHQLRNPGCHGFYRFFAFAGIAWLLIYRIGYWHDNLISFHQLVSSVLMLLSLWMVVAGVREFRLRGGHRKSGQLPENFSFENTSHLVTTGVYQYIRHPMYTSLVLLAWGIFLKQFSWYGLLVVTLVTLALYLTARTEERENLAFFDEAYERYRRSSKLFLPFLV
- a CDS encoding beta-ketoacyl-ACP synthase, which gives rise to MKRVVITGMAGISPIGSDWQTVSDNLEAGRNGIRTMTDWKRFTGLNTLLGAPVTDFKKPAHYSRRAVRGMGRVALMATRASELALDDAGLLDDESIRDGRMGVAYGSSTGSTNAVTEFATMLIDEVVDGITATSYVRMMSHTAPVNIGVFFGLKGRVITTSSACTSGSQGIGYAYEAIRFGRQTMMLAGGAEELCPTEAAVFDTLYATSTVNDSPQSTPRPFDAERDGLVIGEGACTLVLEELEHARARGATIYGEIVGFGTNSDGTHITQPTRETMRQVMELSLEDADLDASAIGYVSAHGTATDRGDIAESHATHDIFGNRAPISALKSYTGHTLGACGALESWVALEMMNRNRFHHTNNLNKVDPECADLDYIVNEPREINCEYVMSNNFAFGGINTSLIFRRWP